A segment of the Hallerella succinigenes genome:
TCATCCGTTTCATAGGACTCTCCTACATCGGAAAGTCCCGTTCCTAGGAAATTGACAAAGGCATCCTTTTCGCAGACCTGCACGTGGCTATAAGCCGCAGGAGTCCCGTCCGCGTGCAAAACAACAACCGTCGCTACGGAATTTTCCGTTTCAAAGGTCGAACCCGCCGTTTTTTCGGAGCAAGCCGCCAAGACACCACTCAAAGCAGCCGCTAATCCCATCATCCAACTCCACTTCATTGATTCCTCACCCTTACCACTGGATAAAACGCCATCGAAAGTCGCACAACCCTATCCGGATACTTTACTGAATCTACTCTTTTTTGGACGAGTCGGCGAAACATTGCGTTCATTTACAAGCACATTATCCAAAGCTTCGATTGCCAAATTCAACGTCTGCTTTCGAAAATTTCGCACTGCCAAAGCCTTTTCCGGGCCGCCCACGGTCAAATGCGCATCCATCAGGGAAAGCTTCCCCGAGGCGAGTTTTTCTTTTGCCTTTTGCAGGGCATGCACCGGCAGGCGATGCTTCTTTTGCAACACGCGGAATAAAAAGCTCGAATCCAGTCCGAGCTTTTCTCCCATCATTCTGTACGAATAGAGCGGCATCTCTTTTTTGCGCCGTTCATAGTAGGACTTTAACAGGTCGCGGTAATCCGCTGTGTCCAAAAACAAATTCATCCCATTTAAAATACACTGAGATTATCGATTCGAGGATTGCAAAAAAGCCAAATTCCATGGACTTTTTGTCCAAACCCAGCAAAAAAAAACCGCCCTGGGAATTCCCAAAGCGGTTTGTAGATATCCTTAAAAGGGTTACTTGCTGAGGGTGCTGACCTGAACATCCCAGCTCTGACCGTTGACGGCCACGCGGTAGGTGTTCGTTCCAGCCACCTTCATGCCTGCGGTATTGACAGCTCCAACAGCCGGTTTTGCAGCGGCAGGAGCCGGAGCATTCGGATCCTTCTTCGGCACGCCAATGTGACGATTACCCTTGAGGAAGTCGATACCCTTGTTGCCGCCCTTCGTCTGGAGGCAGCCCGTGATAAAGATGTTTTCATCCGTCACCGGGAGATTGTTTTCTTCGAGGAGCTTCTTCGCCTGAGGAATACCCGGTTCAATGATTTCAGCAGCGCACTTGACGCCCGGATGAACCTTCGCAAACGGTTCCTTGCCCATCTGTTCGGCAGCGATCTTCACGAGTTCGGCATCCGGCTCGCACGGAGTCTTACCGAGGTAGCCGAGGATCATGTTGCCGTAGCCTTCCGTAATCTTGTGCCAGGTGTCAAGGCCCTTGCTCTTGTTTACCGTATTGACATAAGCCTGCTGGAAATAGTACTGGGAAACCGGCGTCACGGAAGAAGCAAAGCCACCACGGCGCACGCATTCGGACATGTTCGCAATCACCTGCGGATACAGGTGGAACGTCTTCGTTTCGCGCATCATGAGGGTATTGGCCGTGAGAGCGCCACCCGGCATCGGGGAGAACACCACATCAGAAGAAATCTGACGGGATTCCGGCGGGAAGTTGTAATCCTTGAGGCATTCCACAGCCACGTTGTTCGCTTCCATGAGCTTAGGAATTGCATTTTCATCCACAATGCCGTCTTCGCCGAGAGCGAGAGCGTAATCCGTACCCTTGAGAGCATGGAACATGCTGAAGAGATCCGGCTGGGAAGTACCGCCAGAAAGCGGCTTACGAGCAAGGTCGATTCCATCAGCACCACCGTCGATTGCAGCGAGGTACTGGCGAAGGCCCGTACCGCAAGTTTCGTGAGAGTGAATGCGGAGTTCCACCTTGTCGCCAAGGAGCTTGCGAGCCCGCTTGAACGTTTCGTAAACCTTCATCGGGTTAGCGGTACCGGAAGCATCCTTGAAGCACACAGACACGAACGGAACGCCTGCGTCGAGAATGCTTCTCAAAGTCTTTTCGTAGAATTCCGGATCGTGTGCACCGGTGCAGCCGAGCGGAAGTTCCATCATGGTGACGACGACTTCGTGTTCGAGGCCTGCGTCCGTGATGCACTTACCCGAATAGATCAGGTTGTTCACGTCGTTCAAGGCGTCGAAATTACGAATACGGGTCATGCCGTGCTTCTTGAACATGTCCGCGTGGAGCTTAATCATGTCGTACGGCTGCGGAGCGAGAGCCACCACGTTAATACCACGGGCGAGAGTCTGCAAACGAGCCTTCGGGCCAACCGTCTTGCGGAAGGTATCCATCATATCGAACGCATCTTCACCGCAGTTCTGATAGAGAGCCTGGAAACGTGCGCCACCACCCGCTTCGAAATGGGTGATGCCTGCCTGGGCAGCCGCTTCAACTGCCGGCATAAAGTCCTTTGTAAAGACTCGGGCGCCAAAGATGGACTGGAAGCCATCACGGAAAGACGTATCTTGGAATAGGATTTTCTTTTTCATAAGTTATCCATTTGGGGGAATTTCACCCCCTGTCTAAGGTTCAAACGATCGATTTGTTACAATATAGAAAAGCAAAGAGCCCGCACCACAT
Coding sequences within it:
- a CDS encoding DUF4423 domain-containing protein, encoding MNLFLDTADYRDLLKSYYERRKKEMPLYSYRMMGEKLGLDSSFLFRVLQKKHRLPVHALQKAKEKLASGKLSLMDAHLTVGGPEKALAVRNFRKQTLNLAIEALDNVLVNERNVSPTRPKKSRFSKVSG
- a CDS encoding biotin attachment protein gives rise to the protein MKKKILFQDTSFRDGFQSIFGARVFTKDFMPAVEAAAQAGITHFEAGGGARFQALYQNCGEDAFDMMDTFRKTVGPKARLQTLARGINVVALAPQPYDMIKLHADMFKKHGMTRIRNFDALNDVNNLIYSGKCITDAGLEHEVVVTMMELPLGCTGAHDPEFYEKTLRSILDAGVPFVSVCFKDASGTANPMKVYETFKRARKLLGDKVELRIHSHETCGTGLRQYLAAIDGGADGIDLARKPLSGGTSQPDLFSMFHALKGTDYALALGEDGIVDENAIPKLMEANNVAVECLKDYNFPPESRQISSDVVFSPMPGGALTANTLMMRETKTFHLYPQVIANMSECVRRGGFASSVTPVSQYYFQQAYVNTVNKSKGLDTWHKITEGYGNMILGYLGKTPCEPDAELVKIAAEQMGKEPFAKVHPGVKCAAEIIEPGIPQAKKLLEENNLPVTDENIFITGCLQTKGGNKGIDFLKGNRHIGVPKKDPNAPAPAAAKPAVGAVNTAGMKVAGTNTYRVAVNGQSWDVQVSTLSK